Below is a genomic region from Coleofasciculaceae cyanobacterium.
AATCCAGGCGTTTAATTCGTGTCGTTGCTGTTCCATCAGATCGGCAGCTTTACGTAAGATATTAGCTCTTGCTGTTGCCGAAGTATTTTTCCAAGATTGGAAGGCTTCCTTGGCGGCATTGATTGCCTGTTCTGCCTGTTCGACAGAGATTTGCCCAACTTTACCGACTAACTCTGTCGATCTTGAGGGGTTGAGTGAGTCAAGATAGTTGGCGGTTTCCAGGTATTGGCCGTTGATTAACGGTAAATAGGTTTTACCCAGTTCTTGTTTAACTTTTGCTAAAGCCTGTTCTGCTTTCATCCGTTTCTCGGTATCCGCATAATCGGTATCTGGGGCATATTGAAATGGGGTTTTATCTGGATCGATAACGCGCCTCTGGGCCATATTATCGACCACAGGAGGAGCAATTAATTCGGCAATCGGCTTTTGTTCCTGATTTTGCCGTATAAATGAACTATTTGCCGTATTTTCTAACAGCCTGCGAATTAGATAAGCCATTCCTGGTAATAGATTGCCGTAGGGAGCATATACTCTTACTCGATGTCCTCGCTTAACCAAAGCCTGAGCCAATTTATCTCCCATCCCGTATAGCACCTGCATTTCCAAGCGACGAGTTGGGATATTTAAGGTTTCGGCGATCGCGCAAGCCAAAGCCTGGGAGCGAACATTATGACTACCAATCGCTGCATAAAGATATTCATGGTTTTCCAGCAGCCGCTGCGTCATACGCTCGTAATTGAGATCTGTGGCGGCTTTTTGGTTATATACGGGCTGATCCCAGTGATTTTGTAGAGATTTAATAGTTTCTTGATCCCAATATGCTCCTTTGACCAACCTAACAGTTAGCGGATTGCCTCTGGCTTTTGCCCACTCAATTATGCTCTCTAAGTCAGAGTAAGAATCTCTAAGATAAGCTTGAAGAGTAATACCTAAATCGGTTCTACTCCGAAATTCCTCTTCCATGAGCAACTGTTTGAGAATCTCTAGCGTCAAGTCCTTATAGCGATATTGCTCCATATCAAAATGGATTGCTGCTTTGAGTTCATCTGCTTTGCGTAATAAAATTCTCAGGCGATCGCATACTTTTTCTTTACTGCCAACAGGATTAAGGGGATCGAACTGGGAATAGAATGCAGTAAGCTTGACGGATACCTGTACCTGAGGCAACTCTACACCATCGGCTAGATCTATGCCTTCTTTTCGTTTCCAGCTTTGGGCTTTTTGCGTCAGTCGTTCAATTAAATCTAGGTAGCGTTGCAGATAATCTTCGGCTTCAGCTTCCGTAATTACTGCTTCTCCTAACAGATCGATCGTATAGGTCATGCCTTCTTTACGCAGGCGATCGATAGCTTTGATTACCTCAGCAATATTTTCTCCAGCAATATATTTATATGCTAAGGTTTCTACTGCTTTAGTAATCGTAGCTGCTGCGGTTTGAGCAGGAAAAGAATCAGGATCGCTAAAGTTAAGGATACTTTTTAGTGCATTAGGCAACTCCACCGCTTCCGCACTCATATACTGTTGGAAGTGATTGGCAATCTCAGCTTTGCTTTGAAGGGCAGGAATCGCATCAATAAAGCGAAACATCTGTACCCGTAGTCCTGGATTAGCCATTGTCCAGTCCAAAACTTTATCGTCCCAGCGCATTTGATCTCGCATTCGATTAAAGATATTGTTCTTTTCTCTGGTACTTTCGATCAATTCTTGGGCGATGGACTGAGTTTTAGGTTCGTAACGGCGGTTTATTTCTACTTTATCGGCTTGAGCAACCACTATGTAAATACTCCTGGAAGTTAAATACTCAATTATGTTAACTAAAAAAATAGTGCATCTAAACAAAAGCTTAGAGCTTACAGCTTGGAGCTTAAAGCTTGTTTGCGAAATGTAACAGGTCGGCTGTTGAAACTAAGCTTACTAAAAGTTTAGTAATGTTTTTGCTTTAGAAGACTGAATATCACGATAGGATCGTATAAGAACTAATACTTTAGATATTTCTATTCTTTCCTTCAAGATGGATTCATATTTCTTGGAATTAGTCTGACGAATCAATATTGATGCCCAATCATAGATTTAATATATTTAGTACGAAAATTATTGTTTGATGATTTTAGTGAGCAGAGAAACTATTGAACAACAGGCAAATCGGCTTTTAGAAAAGTCGATTATTTACTATAATAACCAGCCTGTGGGGTCAGTAGCAGCAAGTGATTCGGAAAGAGAAGCTTTAAATTACGATCAGTGTTTTATTCGTGATTTTGTTCCCGCAGCCTTAGTATTTTTAATTCAGGGTAAAACAGATATTGTCTACAACTTTCTGATTGAAACAGTAGGGTTACAAAAAAAGAAGCGGCGCATTGATTGCTACGAGCCACCCATAGGCTTGATGCCCGCAAGCTTTAAAGTTGAGTCAACCAAAGGCGGACAGTATCTTCATGCCGATTTTGGCGATAAAGCGATCGGTCGAGTTACTCCAATTGATTCTTGTTTGTGGTGGATTATTTTATTGCGAGCTTATGTCAAAGCTACAAATGATAAGCCTTTGGCACAAAGCGACAGTTTTCAGGGAGCTTTAATTTTTATTCTAGAGATTTGTTTAGGACCACAGTTTGAGATGACTCCAACTCTTCTTGTACCAGATGGTGCTTGTATGATTGATCGCCCGATGGGATTGAGTGGACATCCTTTAGAAATACAGTCTTTGTTTTATTGTGCTTTGCGTGCAGCCCGTGAAATGTTAATTCCAGATGCTGAAGGTCAAGCTTTGATCTATAAGATTAATAACCGCCTTGGTAGTCTAATTTTTCATTTACGGAGTTATTATTGGCTCGATCTTAAACAGATCAACGAAATTCACCGTTATCAATCAGAACAGTTTGGCGAGTCGGTAGTCAATAAGTTTAATATCTATCCCGAATCAATTCCTGATTGGTTAACCGAATGGATTCCCGACCACGGGGGGTATCTTGCGGGAAATTTGGGACCTGGTAAGATGGATTTTCGGTTTTTTGCCCTGGGAAATTTAGTAGCGATTATGGGATCTGTGACTACTGAACAACAGTCGCAAGATATTTTAACTTTGATCGAGCATCGCTGGACAGATTTAGTCAGCAAAATGCCGATGAAGGTTTGTTATCCTGCGATTGAAGGATTGACCTGGAGAATAATTACTGGCTGCGATCCCAAAAATACTCCCTGGTCGTATCACAATGGTGGTAGCTGGCCCGTCTTGTTGTGGGTGATGATGGCAGCCTGTCAAAAAATGGGACGAGAAGACCTGGCAGATCGAGCTATGGCGATCGCTGAATTACGTTTGATGCAAGACAATTGGCCTGAATATTATGACGGCAAAAATGGACGTTTGATTGGTAGATCTTCCCGTAAATTTCAGACTTGGACAGTCGCAGGATGGCTGCTGGCAAAATTGCTGAGAGAAAAACCTCATTGCCTCAATTATATTTGCTTTGAAGAAGATACTGAAGCGATGGCCTGTAGCATTTAATTTGGCTGTTGCGCGCTCCCCTGATTCAAGAGGCGATTGCCCGTGCATGACTCTATCACCGACGACGCGAAGCTAGTCTATCACGGATACCGCTTCGCATATAGCTTCGCGTCGCAAATCATGCACGGGCATATGCTTACTTCATACCGCTTCGCATAAAGGCATCTCTTATTTCTGTTTGTGATTTCTTTTGTTGCTCAACAGATATTTCCATTGATAAACATAGGCAGCGGCGATAATCCACAGCCAACTTAGTTTTAACATTAAGTCTGGTGCATAGATAGCTTTGTAATCTATTTTGGTTAATGCCTCCGTCTGCCCTATCCAATGAAGATGAATTACGTAAATTGCTGCAACGGGAAAAGTAGCAGCGATCGCCACTCCTAGATGAACTAAATTTTGCTTGAGAGATTTAGTTCATCTAAGCCAACACGGAGGTTTATTTCACAATAAACCCAGTAATAGAGAGTAGAAATTAACCAGTAGATACCAAACCGAGGCAGTAAAAAGGAATAGTAATCCCATTCCTAAAAAGAACAAAAAAGCTGTATTGTGCCAAGACAGTAAGATACAAAAGACGAGAAAAAATAGCTAGAAAGCAAAAATAAATACTACTGTACTAGCACCCTAGACAGGAAGAAATAGCAGCAGTGAATTTCGCCAAGCTTTAAAAGTAGAAAAACCAAACATTCAATCTTTGCTCTTAAGTGGATTAGTTTTAGTATTCCCAGATTTGATATTTTTAATTATTCTGCGATTGTAAAGGACGCGTTAGCTTATACTAAAGCCCTAAAGGATTCACGGATAAACCGCACTCCGCCCTTCGGTCACACTCGCTTCGCGACGCGAAGCTAGTCCTTTAGGGCATCGTCCGAAGGTGTCCCTGAACGGATACACCTACGGATATACCATGCACGGGAATCCTTTAGGGCTAGCTGTAGGCATCGCCAAACACGATAAGATAAATTCAACCAGCGAGCGCCAGTTTTGAATGAAGACCTAATCTCCGTCTTGAGGTAGAATAAAACCTAGTTTCAAAATCATCGTTTCATGACACAGTTTTCATTGAAATTGAGAACTATGTTTATGGCTAATCTTGAACGATTGAAAATCAACTTAATCAGAAACAAATCGAAAAGCGATCGCTTCCGCTGTGTAACTATCATCAACACAACCAAAAAACTGGATTTCTATGATAAGTTGAAAAGTTTGCGATCGCTCTTTTGTAGAACGTTAACACTGCCATTTCTAATCAGATTTAATAAATTTATCTCGATAAGTTAACTTTAAATTTACTTTTTACCCAAACGATAGTCAGTAGAATTTGTAAAAAAATCTTGCCCGAGCAAATTAAATTGTTATGAAGGTTTTTTTTGTCCTAAACTGGAATGTATATGAAATATACCTAAACTAAATTTTATTGAGGTTTTCCTTTATATAAATTAGTGCTTATCGTCTAAACCTATTAAATAATATTTGGTCGTAGTCGTAACTGCGGGTTTATTCATTAAATTGTTATGGCGCAATCCCTGTCGTAGCAGGGCATTACGCTGTCAACTTTACTATTAAATATATTTAAGCCCTTATAGGAAAAATTATATGGAGTCTCATAATAAATACGTGAGAGATCGTCTGTCCATATTTGTAGACGGCAACAATATGTTCTATGCTCAACAGAAAAACGGTTGGTTTTTTGATCCTAGAAGAGTATTAGAATATTTTACTAAAGATCCCACCGTGGTTTTGATTAACGCCTTTTGGTATACGGGATTAAAAGATGCCCAGGATCAAAGAGGTTTTCGAGATGCTCTGATTAGCTTAGGGTATACGGTAAGAACTAAAATCCTCAAAGAATACTATGATGATTCCTCGGGTCGCTATTCGCAAAAAGCAAATTTAGATATAGAAATTGTGGTCGATATGTTCAACACCGTTGAGCAGTATGATCGCGTGATTTTGTTTAGCGGGGATGGAGATTTTGAACGGGCGATCGAGCTTTTGCGTTCAAAAAATACTCACATTACCGTCGTATCTACAGAAGGAATGATCGCTAGAGAATTACGCAACGCCACAGATCGCTATATAGATCTTAATGACGTGCGAAGTTACATTGAGAAAAGCGACTTTTAGATTACTGCGCTTTTGGGTTGAGTAGAACACACAAGTCACATTGTCCTGCGGGAAGAGGAAACTCTAAAAGCTATTAGCTATTAGCTAGTTAATCAACAGCGTAGTCTATCAAGCATGAAAACATTGTACTGGAGGCAACACTTAACAATATTGGCTTACGCCATTTTTTTGATGTTGTTGTAAGTATTGATGATGTAGAAAGAGGAAAACCTGAACCAGATATTTTCTTGCTTGCATCTGAAAGATTGGGTGTTGCTCCTCAAGACTGCATTGTTTACGAAGATAGTGATGGAGGCTTAGAAGCTGCTCTTCGTGCAGGAATGCGATCGATTGATGTGCGTATTCTGTTGCAGTCTGAAACTCTTCAGACATAAGCAGTTACAAGTTGCGCGACACAAAATAATCCGCTTGAACCTGACCGTCAAGAGCTTATTTGTTAAGTGTTTGAGACTATCTGCGTCAGGTGAGCTTGAAATTTTTGCGACTTCATCGCCCAAATCCCTCCAGTGTATTTTAGAGTCCATACCAAAATGCAAATTGAACCATACAAACCCCATCAACTTGATGCTGTTATTCGTCTTGCGCTTCGGGCATGGAGTCCAGTCTTTGATTCGATTCACAAAGCGATGAACGCTGACGTTTACAGGGCATTCTATCCCGATAGTTGGCGTGTGTAGCCAGCAAAAGGCTGTCGAGGATGTCTGCGCTGCTAAAGACACAAATATATGGGTTGCTATCGACGCAGGTTTCACTGTGGGCTTTGTAGCCGTAAAACTACATTTAGACGATAGCCTGGGTGAAATCTACATGGTTGCTGTCGATCCAGACTTTCAAGGTCAAGGCATTGGTACAGCTCTAACAGAATTGGCACTCTTTTGGATGAAAGATGCTGGGATGTCTGTTGCTATGGTTGAGACTGGAGGTGATCCCGGTCATGCCCCAGCACGTCACACTTATGAAAAGGTTGGCTTTAGATTGTTGCCAATCGCCAGATACTTCAAGAAGCTCTAAGTACAAATGTAGGTAGTCAATTGCGATCACCGCCTAAAATTTAATGATCTAAAATATGGGAACAAGCTTCGTAGAGTTTGAAGAAAACGGATTTTGGATGGCTGATGCTTGGCTTCAGGTTTGGCTTAGCTGTCTGGTTGTGCAAGTCAATAAACTTGCTGATGTACCGATATGGTTGAAACAGTGGCAAGATCATGCTCATATTAATGCGTCGAACCACTTTGTGGGTTGCGTTTGCGCGGGCTTGAACGATTTTATAACGACAGAAGAACAGCGCCTAATAATGATCGGTTTATGCGAACAGGCTACACAAGAAATAAATAAGTTCGGTGTAAATGCAGCGAAAATGGAAGTTGCTTGGTTTGAAAGCCAAAGCGATATTAATGAGGTTGTTATTGCAGGAGTCTTGTCTGTCCGAGATGCGTTTACTCGATTGTTGCAACGCCAAAGCGACGAATACGATCGCAACAATCGACGCAACTGGAAACTAAATCAAGTCGCGCCACTGAGTTGGTGGAGAGGTCAAGAGACATTATGACCTAAGATCGACAGCCCAACGCCGATGGTACAGCAAAGCTATCTTTTGAGGGCAGAGATTAAGTTGTCGAAAAGTCAGAAGTTACTTGGAGTGTGTGGGTGAGGCGATTGTGATTAAAATACCAGTATCTCAAGGAAAAGGACTGAATAGACAGCGCAGCTTACATATGATACTTAAAACGCAGCGGCTGGTTTTAACACCGATTTTGGAGAGTGAACTGAACACACTTGAGATGATCTTTGCTGATTCATATGTAAAAAGATATTTATGTGATAACAAAGTCTTGTCTCTGCAACAGGTTGAAGAAATGATCGAACAGAGCAGAAAGCACTTTGAAGAAGAAAGATTCGGTCTTTGGTCGATCAGGATAAATGGTGAGAGTGAAGTCATTGGATTTGTTGGTTTATGGTATTTCTTCGATGAAGAACAGCCCCAATTAATTTATGCTTTGCTACCTAAAGCGGTTAAAAAAGGCTACGCTACTGAAGCTGCAATCAAAATATTAGAGTATTGTTTTGATGAACTTGGTTATGAGTATCTTGTAGCAAGCTGCGATCGCGCCAACCTTGAATCGCAAAAAGTAGCCAAGAGGCTCGGAATGAGGAAAATTGCCGAAAAATTGGTGGATAATAATCCTATATTGTTCTTTAGAATTGAATGTTTTGCCTAAAGCAATTTTTAAAGTTAAAAGTTTGCGTCGCTTTAGTTACAGGTGTGAGTCGGCGAAAAGGAATTGGCAGTCGCGATCGCTTTTATTTTCTCTCCAAATGGATAAAGTC
It encodes:
- the pruA gene encoding L-glutamate gamma-semialdehyde dehydrogenase, coding for MVAQADKVEINRRYEPKTQSIAQELIESTREKNNIFNRMRDQMRWDDKVLDWTMANPGLRVQMFRFIDAIPALQSKAEIANHFQQYMSAEAVELPNALKSILNFSDPDSFPAQTAAATITKAVETLAYKYIAGENIAEVIKAIDRLRKEGMTYTIDLLGEAVITEAEAEDYLQRYLDLIERLTQKAQSWKRKEGIDLADGVELPQVQVSVKLTAFYSQFDPLNPVGSKEKVCDRLRILLRKADELKAAIHFDMEQYRYKDLTLEILKQLLMEEEFRSRTDLGITLQAYLRDSYSDLESIIEWAKARGNPLTVRLVKGAYWDQETIKSLQNHWDQPVYNQKAATDLNYERMTQRLLENHEYLYAAIGSHNVRSQALACAIAETLNIPTRRLEMQVLYGMGDKLAQALVKRGHRVRVYAPYGNLLPGMAYLIRRLLENTANSSFIRQNQEQKPIAELIAPPVVDNMAQRRVIDPDKTPFQYAPDTDYADTEKRMKAEQALAKVKQELGKTYLPLINGQYLETANYLDSLNPSRSTELVGKVGQISVEQAEQAINAAKEAFQSWKNTSATARANILRKAADLMEQQRHELNAWICLEVGKVIPQADGEVSEAIDFCRYYASEMERLTEGTNYDIAGENNRYFYQPKGIAVVISPWNFPLAIATGMTVAALVTGNCTLLKPAATSAVIAAKLTEILVEAGIPQGVFQYVPGKGSEVGTYLVEHKDTHVIAFTGSREVGCQIYAEAAKLQPGQKHLKRVIAEMGGKNAIIVDESADLDQAVAGVVQSAFGYSGQKCSACSRVIVASPVHDAFLARLVEATKSLNVGAADNPSIQVGPIIDPKARDRILEYITQGKQESELALEMSTPDGGYYVSPTIFSGVTSEDTIAQEEIFGPVLAVMKADNFDQAISLANGTDYALTGGLYSRTPSHIDQASREFEVGNLYINRNITGAIVSRQPFGGFKLSGVGSKAGGPDYLLQFLDPRVVTENIQRQGFAPIE
- a CDS encoding glycoside hydrolase 100 family protein, which translates into the protein MILVSRETIEQQANRLLEKSIIYYNNQPVGSVAASDSEREALNYDQCFIRDFVPAALVFLIQGKTDIVYNFLIETVGLQKKKRRIDCYEPPIGLMPASFKVESTKGGQYLHADFGDKAIGRVTPIDSCLWWIILLRAYVKATNDKPLAQSDSFQGALIFILEICLGPQFEMTPTLLVPDGACMIDRPMGLSGHPLEIQSLFYCALRAAREMLIPDAEGQALIYKINNRLGSLIFHLRSYYWLDLKQINEIHRYQSEQFGESVVNKFNIYPESIPDWLTEWIPDHGGYLAGNLGPGKMDFRFFALGNLVAIMGSVTTEQQSQDILTLIEHRWTDLVSKMPMKVCYPAIEGLTWRIITGCDPKNTPWSYHNGGSWPVLLWVMMAACQKMGREDLADRAMAIAELRLMQDNWPEYYDGKNGRLIGRSSRKFQTWTVAGWLLAKLLREKPHCLNYICFEEDTEAMACSI
- a CDS encoding NYN domain-containing protein, translating into MESHNKYVRDRLSIFVDGNNMFYAQQKNGWFFDPRRVLEYFTKDPTVVLINAFWYTGLKDAQDQRGFRDALISLGYTVRTKILKEYYDDSSGRYSQKANLDIEIVVDMFNTVEQYDRVILFSGDGDFERAIELLRSKNTHITVVSTEGMIARELRNATDRYIDLNDVRSYIEKSDF
- a CDS encoding HAD-IA family hydrolase, whose product is MEATLNNIGLRHFFDVVVSIDDVERGKPEPDIFLLASERLGVAPQDCIVYEDSDGGLEAALRAGMRSIDVRILLQSETLQT
- a CDS encoding GNAT family N-acetyltransferase, encoding MCSQQKAVEDVCAAKDTNIWVAIDAGFTVGFVAVKLHLDDSLGEIYMVAVDPDFQGQGIGTALTELALFWMKDAGMSVAMVETGGDPGHAPARHTYEKVGFRLLPIARYFKKL
- a CDS encoding GNAT family N-acetyltransferase, with translation MGEAIVIKIPVSQGKGLNRQRSLHMILKTQRLVLTPILESELNTLEMIFADSYVKRYLCDNKVLSLQQVEEMIEQSRKHFEEERFGLWSIRINGESEVIGFVGLWYFFDEEQPQLIYALLPKAVKKGYATEAAIKILEYCFDELGYEYLVASCDRANLESQKVAKRLGMRKIAEKLVDNNPILFFRIECFA